A single Phragmites australis chromosome 4, lpPhrAust1.1, whole genome shotgun sequence DNA region contains:
- the LOC133914477 gene encoding uncharacterized protein LOC133914477 has translation MSPPFYPKRAPGFRIPCSSSKRRRLAPPGARPWASLPEDLVQLIGWRVLAGDLLDYVRFRAVCIHWSSSSVRPRGRGLLDPRFHPRRWMMLPEGHGLCPGHPNLGGYVRFFNLSTGVFVRVHLPLFDDHIVLDSTDGLLLLYRHPDTAIRLLHPFTGEIAELPPLLSLLPQIEPHARSCMTEDMELSIFLRGICAAVNVSATGAITVMLALDMIKIHRVAYATAGDQQWSISAWKLPPLRTQAVSFQGKLYVMSQQSASYQHNNKVYIYQPASHQDNDEVYIYQIDRPQPNAQGSHSLSLPLPVMIAECPLVETISIVHLVECGSDLMLVGFNHTSDAHLVVYKLNDLISGRVVPVKNIGEHALFVEERGVCVSPNKVLPSVLGNSITCINRAPTHNPQVETRDPRQSCPRVEQYHLSSGTWSLAMDGDILCMDRAPASPYMLAHHIFTCCSRGYWNKGLISCAAIRPNWSVKPNLRIKD, from the exons ATGTCGCCGCCGTTTTATCCAAAACGCGCACCTGGCTTCAGGATcccgtgcagcagcagcaagcgtCGCCGCCTCGCGCCCCCCGGAGCGCGGCCTTGGGCGTCGCTGCCCGAGGATCTGGTGCAGCTTATTGGGTGGCGGGTGCTGGCCGGCGACCTGCTAGACTACGTCCGCTTCCGCGCCGTCTGCATCCACTGGAGCTCCAGTTCCGTCCGCCCGCGCGGCCGCGGCCTCCTCGACCCGCGCTTCCACCCGCGCCGCTGGATGATGCTGCCCGAGGGCCACGGCCTCTGCCCCGGCCACCCCAATCTCGGTGGGTACGTGCGCTTCTTCAACCTCTCCACGGGCGTGTTCGTCCGCGTCCACCTCCCGCTCTTCGATGACCACATCGTCCTCGACTCCACCGACGGTCTCCTCCTCCTGTACCGTCACCCCGACACCGCCATCCGCCTCCTCCACCCATTCACCGGCGAAATCGCGGAGCTCCCACCGCTGTTATCCCTCCTGCCGCAGATAGAACCCCATGCGCGCAGCTGCATGACCGAGGATATGGAGCTCAGCATCTTCCTCAGGGGAATTTGTGCTGCCGTTAACGTCAGTGCCACCGGGGCCATCACTGTCATGCTAGCCCTTGACATGATAAAGATACACCGTGTGGCCTACGCCACCGCCGGCGACCAGCAATGGTCTATTTCGGCCTGGAAGCTCCCACCTTTGCGAACACAAGCAGTGTCTTTCCAAGGCAAACTTTACGTGATGTCGCAGCAGTCTGCGAGTTACCAACACAACAACAAGGTATATATCTACCAGCCCGCGAGTCATCAAGACAACGACGAGGTATATATCTACCAAATTGATCGGCCACAACCGAACGCTCAAGGTTCACACTCGCTGTCTCTGCCGCTGCCAGTGATGATCGCCGAGTGCCCACTGGTCGAAACTATCAGCATAGTCCACCTGGTAGAATGTGGCTCGGACCTCATGCTTGTTGGCTTCAACCACACTTCAGATGCACACCTGGTGGTTTACAAACTCAATGATCTTATCAGCGGAAGAGTTGTTCCTGTAAAGAACATCGGTGAGCATGCTCTCTTCGTTGAGGAAAGGGGTGTGTGTGTCTCACCGAACAAGGTGCTCCCTTCTGTTTTGGGAAACTCTATCACCTGCATAAATAGAGCACCAACACACAATCCACAGGTGGAAACACGTGATCCGCGACAAAGCTGCCCGCGTGTTGAGCAATACCATCTAAGTAGTGGCACCTGGTCTCTAGCCATGGATGGAGACATTCTATGCATGGATAGAGCCCCGGCGAGCCCTTACATGCTCGCCCATCATATTTTCACCTGTTGCTCCCGCGGTTATTG GAATAAAGGACTCATATCGTGCGCAGCAATAAGACCTAATTGGTCGGTGAAGCCAAATTTGAGGATTAAG Gattga